From the Osmerus eperlanus chromosome 21, fOsmEpe2.1, whole genome shotgun sequence genome, one window contains:
- the LOC134007547 gene encoding DDB1- and CUL4-associated factor 6-like, with protein sequence MPVATNPIWDIRKRSIHSNNLNLTRSNFLGRKEFVQKLKLETTFDVHEGSVNTICWNGTGEYILSGSNDSNLVITNPFSRKVLATIKSKHGSNIYSARFMPQTNDHVILSSAADGKIFYTNIGQGSSVVTQYQYHCHIGAAYQLLTVSNDPHSFLSCGEDGTIRWFDVRVSPGCRQRNCKKDVLIDCRRAVTCMSLSPMDPFYLAVGCSDSSVRIYDRRMLGTISTGCHSGSGASGMCARFVPLHLINKSWRVTSLNYSQDGREVLASYDSDCVYLFDPKDDTARELMALSQDSRNEPKQAPFKRLRLRGDWSDTGPLSRPESEREQDDPRSNVSLMQRMSDIMSQWFEEASEAHIRALPQSDPRGTSIQPEGPSQTPGPSPQTSLDAQGWSGVDDPSQPQPTAATSSRECPCLEEDTHPVSSPSTGCCSSSLSSQPADLDGQLPPVDPYNTLQLTQTEHPDTANMSVLSQGTGGLLPTSSEPVLSLHSSTEDTTSTIQLEFSHLWSNAGHHPGASHTPSSQPMTHTTAQSPHQPQPEGGALTHPNNSSSSQTDSSLHHMDSTRAPERPDASPVEGMDSSLGSSREEGLSGVRGQPGSQRDEDGEDGEEYPSNEALRSVWGQGFRSTLSDRMLRRSAAVRIQEIFRRRKERLELAESENRHIAKPSVKMAYKGHRNSRTMTKESCFWGEHFVLSGSDCGHIFIWDRHTGEHLMLLEADNHVVNCLQPHPYEPLLATSGIDSNIKIWSPMEESPSFNRLLAEKVISRNELMLEETRNTITVPASFMLRMLASLNHTFRADSENGERSEGSGQENEDDQ encoded by the exons ATGCCCGTTGCAACCAATCCAATCTGGGATATTAGGAAGCGCTCCATCCATTCTAATAATTTGAATTTAACAAGAAGTAATTTCTTAG ggagAAAAGAGTTTGTTCAAAAGCTCAAACTTGAGACAACGTTTGATGTACATGAAGGCTCT GTCAACACAATATGCTGGAATGGTACCGGAGAATACATCCTATCTGGATCAAATGACAGCAATCTGGTCATTACAAACCCATTCAGTCGAAAA GTGCTGGCAACCATCAAATCAAAGCATGGATCCAACATCTACAGTGCCAGGTTTATGCCACAAACGAACGACCATGTGATTTTGTCATCAGCAGCAGATGGAAAGATATTTTATACCAACATAGGCCAGGGTtccagtgtggtcacccagtACCAGTATCACTGTCATATTGGGGCTGCCTATCAG TTATTGACAGTCTCTAACGATCCTCACTCCTTCCTGTCATGTGGAGAAGATGGAACCATCAGGTGGTTTGATGTCCGCGTTTCCCCCGGATGCCGGCAAAGAAACTGTAAAAAG GACGTCCTCATCGACTGTCGGAGAGCTGTGACATGCATGTCCCTATCGCCCATGGATCCTTTCTACCTGGCGGTTGGCTGTTCTGACAGCTCTGTTCGCATTTACGACAGGCGGATGCTAGGCACCATATCAACAG GCTGCCATTCAGGGAGTGGAGCATCTGGAATGTGTGCGCGCTTCGTGCCCCTGCACCTGATCAACAAGTCATGGCGTGTCACCTCTCTGAATTACAGCCAGGACGGTAGGGAGGTGCTGGCCAGCTACGACTCAGATTGCGTGTATCTGTTTGACCCCAAAGATGACACGGCCAGGGAGTTGATGGCACTGTCCCAAGACAGCAGAAATGAA CCAAAGCAGGCTCCTTTCAAACGCCTGCGACTCAGAGGGGACTGGTCAGACACGGGCCCCCTGTCACGgccagagagcgagagggaacaAGATG ATCCCAGATCAAATGTGTCATTGATGCAGAGGATGTCTGACATCATGTCTCAATGGTTTGAGGAGGCCAGTGAGGCCCACATCCGAGCTCTACCACAGTCAGACCCAAGAG GTACGTCCATCCAGCCCGAAGGTCCATCACAGACTCCTGGACCTTCCCCACAAACCAGTCTGGACGCTCAGGGATGGTCAGGAGTAGATGATCCATCTCAGCCTCAACCAACAGCAGCTACCTCCTCCCGCGAGTGCCCCTGTTTGGAAGAAGACACTCATCCAGTCTCGTCCCCTTCCACTGGGtgctgttcctcctccctctcctcccagccagcAGACCTAGATGGACAGCTTCCTCCTGTTGACCCATACAACACTCTTCAGTTAACTCAGACTG AACACCCCGACACAGCGAATATGAGTGTATTAAGTCAAGGTACAGGAGGTCTTCTACCCACATCATCAGAACCAGTACTGAGCCTCCATTCCAGCACTGAAGACACCACCAGCACCATTCAACTGGAGTTTTCACACCTATG GAGCAATGCAGGCCACCACCCCGGAGCCAGCCACACTCCCAGCAGCCAACCGATGACCCACACAACAGCACAGAGCCCACATCAACCTCAGCCAGAGGGGGGCGCTCTTACGCATCCCAATAACAGCTCCAGCTCTCAGACGGACTCATCACTCCACCACATGGACAGCACCAGAGCTCCAGAGAGGCCAGATGCTAGCCCAGTGGAAGGAATGGATAGCTCTCTTGGTTCTAGCCGTGAGGAGGGGCTATCAGGGGTAAGAGGACAACCAGGGAGCCAGAGAGATGAGGATGGGGAAGACGGAGAGGAGTACCCCTCTAATGAAGCCTTGCGGTCGGTATGGGGGCAAGG ATTCAGGTCGACATTAAGTGACAGAATGCTCAG GCGTTCTGCTGCTGTTCGTATTCAGGAGATTTTCAGGCGGAGGAAAGAGAGGCTCGAGCTAGCAGAGAGTGAAAACCGACACATTGCGAAGCCCTCAGTGAAAATGGCCTACAAGGGCCACCGTAACTCCAGGACTATG ACCAAAGAGTCGTGTTTCTGGGGGGAACACTTTGTGCTGAGTGGCTCCGACTGCGGACACATCTTCATCTGGGACCGCCACACAGGGGAGCATCTGATGCTGCTGGAGGCGGACAACCACGTGGTCAACTGTCTGCAACCACACCCGTATGAACCCT tgcttgcCACCTCTGGGATAGATTCTAACATCAAGATCTGGTCACCTATGGAGGAATCCCCTTCATT
- the LOC134007394 gene encoding mitochondrial pyruvate carrier 2-like, which produces MTLIGIRASYHRILNRIQHVLPAKLRPLYNHPAGPKTVFFWAPVFKWGLVVAGMADMARPADKLSISQSAVLLTTGVLWSRYSLIILPKNWNLFAVNLFVGFAGASQLIRIWRYNQELKTQETITS; this is translated from the exons ATGACTTTGATAGGTATAAGAGCTTCATATCACAGGATTCTGAACAGAATTCAGCATGTATTACCTGCTAAACTAAGACCTCTATACAACCATCCTGCAG GTCCAAAGACAGTGTTCTTCTGGGCACCTGTTTTTAAATGG GGCCTGGTTGTTGCAGGCATGGCAGACATGGCTCGACCTGCAGATAAACTCAGTATTTCTCAGTCTGCAGTACTTCTGACCACag GTGTTCTCTGGTCCAGATACTCTCTTATCATCCTCCCAAAAAACTGGAATCTGTTTGCAGTAAACTTGTTTGTTGGTTTCGCTGGTGCTTCGCAGCTAATTCGAATTTGGAG ATACAACCAGGAGTTGAAGACACAGGAGACAATTACTTCCTAA